One window from the genome of Anopheles merus strain MAF chromosome 3R, AmerM5.1, whole genome shotgun sequence encodes:
- the LOC121596902 gene encoding F-box-like/WD repeat-containing protein TBL1X, producing the protein MSFSSDEVNFLVYRYLQESGFSHSAYTFGIESHISQSNINGALVPPAALLSILQKGLQYTEAEISIGEDGTEQRLGESLSLIDAVMPEVVANRQNMQNQQKQATKTEPPETNGTTEEPAPPPPTTTTTAATTPAPVETMEVDQSIEIPASKATVLRGHESEVFICAWNPSTDLLASGSGDSTARIWDMSDNPANPNQLVLRHCIQKGGTEVPSNKDVTSLDWNCDGTLLATGSYDGYARIWRTDGLLASTLGQHKGPIFALKWNKRGNYILSAGVDKTTIIWDAATGQCTQQFSFHSAPALDVDWQSNQSFASCSTDQCIHVCKLGVDKPIKSFQGHTNEVNAIKWDPQGQLLASCSDDMTLKIWSMKQDTCVHDLQAHSKEIYTIKWSPTGTGTQNPNMNLILASASFDSTVRLWDVERGVCIHTLTKHTEPVYSVAFSPDGKFLASGSFDKCVHIWSTQSGQLVHSYKGTGGIFEVCWNSRGSKVGASASDGSVFVLDLRKL; encoded by the exons ATGAGTTTCTCGAGTGATGAGGTAAACTTCCTGGTTTACCGCTATTTGCAAGAGTCTG GGTTTTCTCATTCCGCGTACACGTTCGGAATCGAATCGCACATTTCACAAAGCAACATTAATGGAGCGCTGGTGCCACCGGCAGCACTGCTTAGCATTCTGCAGAAAGGGTTGCAGTACACGGAAGCCGAAATCAGTATAGGGGAGGACGGTACCGAGCAACGGTTGGGCGAAAGCTTAAGCCTCATCGATGCGGTGATGCCGGAAGTGGTCGCCAATCGGCAGAATATGCAAAATCAACAAAAGCAGGCCACGAAAACGGAACCACCCGAGACGAATGGTACGACCGAGGAACCGGCCCCTCCACCACCGACTACGACGACCACTGCTGCTACCACGCCGGCACCAGTAGAAACGATGGAAGTGGACCAAAGCATCGAAATACCCGCCTCGAAGGCTACGGTTCTGCGAGGTCACGAGAGTGAGGTGTTCATTTGCGCCTGGAACCCCAGCACGGACCTGCTGGCCAGTGGATCCGGGGACAGTACGGCACGAATTTGGGACATGTCGGACAATCCCGCCAATCCGAACCAGCTCGTACTGCGCCATTGCATCCAGAAGGGTGGCACGGAGGTGCCGAGTAATAAGGACGTTACGTCACTCGATTGGAACTGCGACGGTACACTGCTGGCGACGGGCTCGTACGATGGATATGCCCGCATTTGGCGCACCGATGGTCTGCTAGCCAGTACGCTTGGTCAGCATAAAGGACCGATTTTTGCACTTAAGTGGAACAAACGGGGTAACTACATCCTCTCGGCGGGTGTGGACAAAACGACCATCATCTGGGATGCGGCTACTGGTCAGTGTACGCAGCAGTTCAGTTTCCATTCGGCGCCAGCGCTGGATGTAGATTGGCAATCGAATCAGTCCTTTGCCAGTTGTAGCACGGATCAGTGCATTCACGTGTGCAAGCTTGGTGTGGACAAGCCGATCAAATCGTTCCAAGGACACACG AATGAGGTGAACGCCATCAAATGGGATCCTCAGGGACAACTACTAGCCTCCTGCTCGGACGATATGACATTGAAGATTTGGTCGATGAAGCAGGACACCTGTGTGCACGATCTACAG GCTCATTCAAAAGAGATCTACACTATTAAATGGTCACCCACGGGTACGGGCACGCAGAATCCCAACATGAACCTCATATTGGCGAGTGCGTCCTTCGATTCTACCGTTCGCTTGTGGGACGTAGAGCGGGGCGTTTGCATCCACACGCTCACGAAACACACGGAACCGGTGTACTCGGTTGCGTTCAGCCCGGACGGCAAATTTCTTGCCTCGGGTAGCTTCGACAAGTGCGTCCACATCTGGAGCACTCAGAGCGGCCAGCTTGTGCACAGCTACAAGGGAACGGGTGGCATTTTCGAGGTTTGTTGGAACTCGCGCGGCAGCAAGGTTGGCGCCAGTGCCAGTGACGGCAGCGTGTTCGTGCTGGATCTGCGGAAGTTATGA
- the LOC121596900 gene encoding uncharacterized protein LOC121596900 produces the protein MNREGRVWPCVVFLIAVCAEAIVAHVHGNLKALLAHDISSHEGTRDDFNIDLARNFHSPRLEYNEWLPVGRGDPLKNDPTYDYSPPVLDRVRYWSDGTKDKSSGNDILLLGVPSKKTVGVSKEWNSIPLRRNYYSTGHQHHSVATSPNQLPHTVLMPPPRNNYLGGAEGTGFWGRESSASQRVDTQPGNGFKYRPGSSYQEQFSGVKHSEPLLSQPITAQFQHHHQPQLQGASGFNRQQQPYVTTIRLTTPAGDIVKRPLLKTILQNEHSYPFTKTAMTSTVTEYTSGGFYDVQNINAMAQTIFHPPQTTEYLQSQPPSFPSTKTVPKMSKDTRTPQQYVTPVGPFVTPGTTHLPTTMMSTTTMRSPITLPSSSSTASSMVTTPPTPIPMTTDSVFSHYTQSATSERWSPYLIIEGHSKVKTYGLNTNDTLMQLPRMVPVTSTKDPIVRHVVNRDPDTGAELAVTHIATKRPPVYEIHTEAAPRTVKKNGAGIQQQRQDESSVDTLLTLLEESSFEDMLKVEKAPENALDDGTANSVSKDSKTRRNVRVTRQIYRLERP, from the exons ATGAATCGGGAAGGAAGAGTGTGGCCCTGTGTGGTGTTTCTGATAGCAGTATGCGCGGAAGCGATCGTTGCTCATGTACACGGCAATTTGAAAGCGCTGCTGGCACATGACATCTCATCGCACGAAGGTACAAGGGATGATTTCAATATCG ATTTAGCTCGCAACTTTCACTCGCCACGGCTGGAATACAACGAATGGTTACCGGTGGGCCGTGGTGATCCGCTCAAGAACGATCCAACGTACGACTACAGTCCACCGGTGCTGGACCGTGTGCGCTACTGGTCCGACGGTACGAAGGATAAGTCGTCGGGCAACGACATCCTGCTGCTGGGCGTTCCCTCCAAGAAGACGGTCGGTGTGAGCAAAGAATGGAACAGTATCCCGTTACGCCGAAACTACTACTCGACGGGGCATCAGCATCACTCGGTAGCGACCAGCCCGAACCAGCTGCCTCATACCGTTCTAATGCCACCGCCGCGTAACAACTATCTCGGCGGTGCGGAAGGGACCGGATTTTGGGGTAGAGAGTCATCCGCCTCCCAGCGAGTCGATACACAGCCTGGTAATGGCTTCAAATATCGGCCTGGAAGTTCCTATCAAGAACAATTTTCTG GTGTGAAGCACTCCGAGCCCCTTCTGTCGCAGCCCATTACGGCAcaattccaacatcaccatcaGCCCCAGCTGCAAGGAGCCAGCGGATTCAACCGACAACAGCAACCGTACGTCACAACAATACGCCTGACGACTCCGGCCGGAGACATTGTGAAGCGCCCCCTACTCAAGACGATACTACAGAATGAACATTCCTATCCGTTCACGAAAACCGCCATGACCAGTACGGTTACCGAGTACACTTCCGGCGGGTTCTACGACGTACAAAACATTAACGCCATGGCACAAACGATATTCCATCCTCCGCAAACTACCGAATACCTTCAATCGCAACCACCGTCGTTCCCGTCAACCAAAACGGTACCCAAGATGAGTAAAGACACCCGCACACCTCAGCAATACGTTACCCCTGTCGGTCCCTTCGTAACACCGGGCACTACTCACCTGCCTACCACGATGATGTCCACCACGACAATGCGCAGTCCAATCACGCTACCGAGCTCTTCCAGCACGGCAAGCTCCATGGTAACGACGCCGCCTACTCCAATCCCAATGACGACCGATTCGGTCTTTTCCCACTACACACAATCGGCAACATCGGAACGTTGGTCACCGTATCTCATCATAGAGGGCCACTCGAAGGTGAAAACGTACGGACTGAATACGAACGACACACTAATGCAGCTGCCTCGCATGGTTCCCGTCACTAGCACAAAAGATCCGATCGTACGGCATGTGGTCAACCGTGATCCTGACACTGGTGCCGAGCTGGCAGTCACACACATCGCTACCAAGCGCCCGCCAGTGTACGAAATTCACACGGAAGCCGCACCGCGAACTGTGAAGAAAAATGGAGCCGGAattcagcagcagcggcaagacGAGTCGTCCGTCGACACGCTACTTACACTGCTCGAAGAAAGCTCATTCGAGGATATGCTGAAAGTGGAGAAAGCACCGGAAAATGCCCTGGACGATGGTACGGCCAATTCCGTCAGCAAGGACAGCAAGACGCGCCGAAATGTGCGCGTGACGCGACAGATCTACCGACTCGAGCGGCcgtga